The Pirellulimonas nuda genome includes a region encoding these proteins:
- a CDS encoding RNA ligase family protein — MVEEKLDGTNVGIHFDGSGQLVLQCRGHLITEGMHPQYDLFKQWAVVKRGALEDRLGIRYILFGEWVFARHSIHYRRLPHYLFEFDVYDKLAASFLCLDRRLQLLAGAGVPTVPVLHRGPATRAQLAELIGPSRYHSEFDNPLTRQTDSLMEGLYLRTEGKDAVTARAKFVRPEFTERVKQSTHWQHQTLTPNGLAEGADIWS, encoded by the coding sequence ATTGTCGAAGAGAAGCTGGATGGGACGAACGTCGGCATCCACTTCGACGGTTCCGGCCAGCTCGTGCTGCAATGCCGGGGGCATCTCATCACCGAGGGGATGCACCCACAATACGACTTGTTCAAACAGTGGGCCGTGGTAAAGCGTGGGGCCCTCGAAGACCGTCTCGGCATTCGCTACATCTTGTTCGGAGAGTGGGTGTTCGCGAGGCATTCCATCCACTACCGGCGGTTGCCGCACTATTTGTTCGAGTTCGATGTTTACGACAAGCTAGCAGCGTCGTTCCTCTGCCTGGATCGTCGGTTGCAGCTGCTCGCCGGGGCCGGCGTTCCGACGGTTCCGGTGTTGCACCGCGGGCCGGCCACACGCGCCCAACTGGCGGAGCTGATCGGTCCTTCGCGGTACCACAGCGAGTTTGACAACCCGTTGACTCGGCAAACCGACAGCTTGATGGAAGGGCTCTACCTACGGACGGAGGGCAAGGACGCCGTCACGGCGCGGGCGAAGTTTGTGCGGCCTGAATTCACTGAGCGGGTCAAGCAGAGCACGCATTGGCAGCACCAGACGTTGACGCCGAACGGACTCGCCGAAGGGGCGGACATCTGGTCATGA
- a CDS encoding AAA family ATPase, which translates to MNWTDLANAPIEQVVAWAGQQPWSGAMRACLQDADWHAEGDVWTHTQMVCAELSQIGEWADLLPQERTVLSFTALLHDVAKPLTTRLDPITGRTTSPKHAVKGEHVARGVLRGLGCPLVLREEIARMVRYHGRPAFLLERTDPASEVVRLSWMATNRLLFLIALADTRGRTTAETTRPEENLHLWRMVAEEQGCYTHPFRFANDQARFLFFREPSPSLHYAPHEQYKASVTMMSGLPGSGKDRWLAVHRPGTPVVSLDGIRNKLKIDPSDDQGAVIQAARERCRELLRAGASFAFNATNVIRQTRRRWIDLFADYGARIELVYIEPPLATVIKQNADRASAIPEAVIHRLAARVEPPTWGECHNLVQLEGAEATSR; encoded by the coding sequence ATGAACTGGACCGATCTCGCGAACGCACCGATCGAACAGGTTGTCGCCTGGGCCGGGCAGCAGCCGTGGTCCGGGGCGATGCGCGCGTGCTTGCAAGACGCCGACTGGCACGCCGAAGGGGACGTGTGGACGCACACCCAAATGGTCTGCGCCGAGTTGTCGCAGATCGGGGAGTGGGCCGACTTGCTCCCGCAAGAGCGGACCGTCTTGAGCTTCACCGCGCTGCTGCACGATGTCGCCAAACCGCTAACGACGCGGCTCGACCCCATCACGGGCCGAACCACTTCGCCCAAGCACGCCGTGAAGGGAGAGCATGTCGCCCGCGGCGTGCTGCGGGGCCTGGGTTGCCCGCTGGTGCTCAGGGAGGAGATCGCCAGAATGGTCCGCTACCACGGCAGGCCGGCTTTTCTGCTGGAGCGGACCGATCCAGCGAGCGAGGTCGTGCGGCTCTCGTGGATGGCGACCAACCGGCTCCTGTTCCTCATTGCCCTGGCGGACACGCGGGGGAGAACGACTGCCGAGACGACTCGGCCAGAGGAGAACCTTCACCTCTGGAGAATGGTCGCCGAGGAGCAGGGCTGTTATACGCACCCGTTCCGTTTCGCGAACGACCAGGCACGCTTCTTATTCTTCCGCGAGCCCTCCCCTTCCCTGCACTACGCGCCGCACGAGCAGTACAAGGCCTCGGTCACCATGATGTCGGGCCTACCGGGCAGCGGCAAGGACCGTTGGCTGGCGGTTCACCGGCCCGGTACGCCAGTCGTGTCGCTCGATGGCATCCGCAACAAACTGAAGATCGACCCGTCCGATGACCAAGGAGCGGTCATCCAGGCCGCGCGAGAGCGGTGCCGCGAATTGCTCCGAGCGGGCGCCTCGTTCGCGTTCAACGCGACCAACGTGATCCGGCAGACCCGGCGGCGCTGGATCGACTTGTTTGCCGACTACGGCGCCCGAATCGAACTGGTTTACATCGAGCCGCCGCTAGCAACGGTCATCAAGCAGAACGCTGATCGAGCCTCCGCGATCCCAGAAGCAGTCATCCACCGACTGGCGGCAAGGGTCGAACCGCCAACCTGGGGGGAGTGCCACAACCTCGTGCAGCTCGAGGGGGCGGAAGCGACGAGTCGGTAG
- a CDS encoding 3' terminal RNA ribose 2'-O-methyltransferase Hen1: protein MLLTISTTHHPATDLGYLLHKHPDRCQSFELNFGKAHVFYPDASDERCTACLLLDIDPVGLVRGKGNWQSGPLDQYVNDRPYVASSLLSVAISKVFSSALSGKSNERSDAAARPLPLMARLDVLPVRGGDDLLRRVFEPLGYQVDVTRSPLDEKFPEWGEGPYFSVELKQIITLARLLQHLYVLIPVFDGKKHYYIGPDEVEKLLSKGEAWLADHPERELITSRYLPRRHSLIRQALARLAEEDAVEVSEEEPAAEPSAPQLADRQPSLHEQRIGSVLAALRASGAKRVLDLGCGEGKLLRELLADKQFTEILGMDVSVRSLEVAHRRLKLDRLPERQRERVRLIHGALTYRDSRLANFDAAAIVEVVEHLDPARLAAFERVVFEHARPRTVVLTTPNREYNAVWDSLPAGEMRHSDHRFEWTRGEFEAWAGDVAERFGYTVRFLPVGPEDAVHGAPSQMGVFEQAPSAS, encoded by the coding sequence ATGCTGCTGACCATTTCTACCACGCACCATCCGGCGACCGACCTGGGCTACTTGCTCCACAAGCACCCCGACCGCTGCCAGTCGTTCGAGCTGAATTTCGGCAAGGCGCACGTCTTCTACCCGGACGCGAGCGACGAGCGCTGCACGGCGTGCCTGCTGCTCGATATCGATCCGGTCGGCCTGGTGCGCGGCAAGGGCAACTGGCAGAGCGGGCCGCTCGACCAGTACGTCAACGACCGCCCCTACGTCGCCTCGTCTCTCTTGAGCGTGGCGATCTCCAAGGTCTTTAGCTCGGCGCTCTCTGGAAAGTCGAACGAGCGGTCCGACGCGGCCGCCCGGCCGCTGCCGCTCATGGCGCGGCTCGACGTGCTGCCGGTGCGCGGCGGCGACGACCTGCTGCGGCGGGTCTTCGAGCCGCTCGGCTACCAGGTCGACGTGACGCGTTCGCCGCTGGACGAAAAGTTCCCGGAGTGGGGCGAGGGGCCCTACTTCTCGGTCGAGCTGAAGCAGATCATCACCCTGGCGCGATTGCTGCAGCACCTGTACGTGCTGATCCCTGTCTTCGACGGCAAGAAGCACTACTACATCGGTCCCGACGAGGTCGAGAAGCTCCTCTCCAAGGGGGAGGCGTGGCTGGCGGACCACCCGGAGCGCGAACTGATCACCAGCCGCTACCTGCCCAGGCGGCACAGCCTCATCCGCCAAGCCCTGGCTCGCTTGGCCGAAGAAGACGCGGTAGAGGTGAGCGAAGAAGAGCCGGCTGCGGAGCCGTCGGCGCCGCAGCTCGCCGATCGCCAGCCAAGCCTGCACGAACAGCGGATCGGCTCGGTGCTGGCGGCGCTGCGCGCTTCGGGCGCCAAGCGGGTGCTCGACCTTGGCTGCGGCGAAGGGAAGCTGCTCCGCGAGCTGCTGGCCGACAAGCAGTTCACCGAGATCCTTGGGATGGACGTCTCGGTACGGTCGCTGGAGGTCGCCCACCGGCGGCTCAAGCTCGATCGGCTCCCAGAGAGGCAGCGCGAGCGGGTTCGCCTGATCCACGGCGCCCTGACCTACCGCGACAGCCGGCTAGCGAACTTCGACGCCGCGGCGATCGTCGAAGTGGTCGAGCACCTCGACCCGGCGCGGCTGGCCGCCTTCGAGCGGGTCGTCTTCGAGCACGCCCGCCCGCGGACCGTGGTGCTCACCACCCCCAACCGCGAGTACAACGCGGTATGGGACTCGCTCCCCGCCGGCGAGATGCGGCACAGCGATCACCGCTTCGAGTGGACGCGGGGTGAGTTTGAGGCGTGGGCGGGGGATGTGGCGGAGCGGTTTGGGTACACGGTGCGGTTCCTGCCGGTCGGCCCGGAGGACGCGGTGCATGGGGCGCCGTCGCAGATGGGGGTGTTTGAACAAGCTCCATCCGCGTCGTAA
- a CDS encoding DUF2442 domain-containing protein, whose product MPRVVKVEPRADYCLYAKFSDGVEGEVDLSQRLFGPVFEPLREVSLFNQASIDEYGVICWPNGADLAPDALHAQLLAAVSVQR is encoded by the coding sequence ATGCCTCGTGTCGTCAAGGTCGAGCCGCGTGCGGACTACTGCCTGTACGCCAAGTTCTCGGACGGCGTCGAAGGAGAGGTCGACTTGTCGCAGCGCCTGTTCGGCCCCGTGTTCGAGCCTCTTCGCGAAGTCAGCCTGTTCAATCAGGCCAGCATCGACGAGTACGGCGTCATCTGCTGGCCGAACGGCGCCGACTTGGCGCCTGACGCGTTGCACGCTCAGCTCTTGGCGGCGGTTTCGGTGCAACGTTAG
- a CDS encoding ATP-binding protein: protein MEAAIFIGLQASGKSSFYRERMFDSHVRINLDMLRTRHRERLLIASCLEGKQPFAIDNTNPTRTERVGYIQGAKDAGFRVVGYYFASKVDECKQRNSRRSADKVVPLKGLLGTYGRLQLPEWREEFDELYYGSIDENNAFIVSEWTDEV from the coding sequence ATGGAAGCCGCTATCTTCATCGGGCTCCAAGCGTCTGGCAAATCGTCGTTCTACCGCGAACGCATGTTCGACTCCCATGTGAGAATCAATCTCGACATGCTGCGCACCCGACACCGCGAAAGACTGTTGATTGCGTCCTGCCTTGAGGGGAAGCAGCCATTTGCGATCGACAACACGAACCCGACGCGGACTGAGCGTGTCGGGTATATCCAGGGAGCAAAGGACGCAGGCTTCCGCGTTGTCGGCTACTACTTTGCCTCCAAAGTCGATGAGTGCAAGCAGAGGAATAGCCGGCGCTCTGCGGATAAGGTCGTCCCGCTCAAAGGCCTTCTGGGGACCTACGGCAGACTCCAGCTGCCTGAATGGCGAGAAGAATTCGACGAGTTGTACTACGGGTCAATCGACGAGAACAACGCATTCATCGTAAGTGAGTGGACCGATGAAGTTTGA
- a CDS encoding ISAs1 family transposase, which translates to MGEVSEAGIARHFEGLTDPRRREPIYPLVNVVVMALCAVLSGADDFVSIAAWSREKRGWLAKFLDLSAGVPSHDRFNAVFAALNPAEFEKCFLSWVTALHEVTDGQVIAIDGKTLRRSFDAASSKAAIHMVSAWATANHIALGQVVTDAKSNEITAIPRLLEMLEIKGCLVTIDAMGCQREIAERIVEGGGDYVLATKGNQPNLCEAIDAFFTAQLEDDCRNVACRRHESHEKGHGREEDRYYYLTKLPEGFPEREKWRGLKAIGMAVRITTHSDGAQTFDTRYYITSRYMSGKKFAEAVRGHWGIENSLHWQLDVTFGEDQCRVRKGHADANLSLLRRTALSLLKNNTSRKLGVKNKRLTAAWSDQYRLEVLCGA; encoded by the coding sequence GTGGGCGAGGTTTCCGAGGCAGGGATCGCGAGGCATTTTGAGGGGCTAACCGATCCGCGTCGGCGTGAGCCGATCTACCCGTTGGTGAACGTTGTGGTGATGGCGTTGTGCGCGGTCCTAAGCGGGGCGGACGACTTCGTGTCGATCGCCGCGTGGTCGAGGGAGAAGAGAGGGTGGCTGGCGAAGTTCTTGGACCTGTCGGCGGGCGTGCCTTCGCACGACCGCTTCAACGCGGTCTTCGCGGCCCTCAACCCGGCCGAGTTCGAGAAGTGCTTCTTGAGCTGGGTCACCGCGCTGCATGAGGTCACCGACGGCCAGGTGATCGCGATCGATGGTAAGACGCTGCGGCGCAGCTTCGACGCAGCGAGCAGCAAGGCGGCGATCCACATGGTGAGCGCCTGGGCGACCGCCAATCATATCGCCCTGGGGCAGGTCGTCACCGACGCCAAGAGCAACGAGATCACAGCCATCCCAAGGCTGCTTGAGATGCTGGAAATCAAGGGGTGTTTGGTGACCATCGACGCGATGGGGTGTCAACGGGAGATCGCCGAGCGGATCGTCGAAGGGGGCGGCGACTACGTGCTGGCGACCAAGGGGAACCAACCGAACTTGTGCGAAGCGATCGATGCGTTCTTCACCGCGCAACTGGAAGACGACTGCCGGAACGTGGCGTGCCGACGGCACGAGTCGCACGAGAAGGGGCACGGCCGCGAGGAAGACCGCTACTACTACCTGACGAAGCTGCCGGAGGGGTTTCCCGAGCGTGAGAAGTGGCGTGGGCTCAAGGCGATCGGCATGGCGGTCCGCATCACCACCCATAGCGACGGCGCACAGACATTCGACACGCGCTACTACATCACTAGCCGCTACATGAGCGGCAAGAAGTTCGCCGAGGCGGTGCGCGGCCACTGGGGGATCGAGAACTCACTCCACTGGCAGCTCGACGTGACGTTCGGCGAAGACCAATGCCGCGTCCGCAAGGGACACGCCGACGCCAACCTCAGCCTGCTGCGCAGAACGGCGCTGAGCCTCCTCAAGAACAACACCTCCCGAAAGCTCGGCGTAAAGAACAAACGCCTCACCGCGGCATGGAGCGATCAGTACCGACTCGAAGTGCTCTGCGGGGCATGA
- a CDS encoding SEC-C metal-binding domain-containing protein, giving the protein MSKRRRGYPSETRVKVGVRVVHGDKLLEEKLGRNDSCPCGSGQRFKICCLRSGRF; this is encoded by the coding sequence ATGAGCAAACGCCGTCGGGGCTACCCTTCTGAGACGCGGGTCAAGGTCGGCGTGCGCGTCGTTCATGGCGACAAACTGCTCGAAGAGAAGCTGGGGCGGAACGACTCTTGCCCGTGCGGCAGCGGGCAGCGGTTCAAGATTTGCTGCCTACGCTCGGGCCGCTTTTGA
- a CDS encoding tRNA(His) guanylyltransferase Thg1 family protein yields MKFDELDSRMRVFETAHDHCVLSGIYIVVRLDGRSFTRLTKEVQNFEAPFDVRFRDAMAETVEHLMDCGVRITYGYTESDEISLLLDRDADAFGRKVRKMVPHQNLWVKTVSAFEADLSSGSTEGCRPSAFPLASAVVG; encoded by the coding sequence ATGAAGTTTGACGAGCTCGACAGCAGGATGAGGGTGTTCGAGACCGCGCACGATCATTGCGTGTTGTCTGGCATCTACATCGTCGTGCGGCTGGATGGCCGCAGCTTCACCAGGCTCACGAAGGAAGTGCAAAATTTCGAGGCGCCCTTCGACGTGCGATTCCGTGACGCCATGGCGGAGACGGTCGAGCACCTGATGGACTGTGGGGTCCGCATCACGTACGGCTACACCGAGAGCGATGAGATCTCGCTTCTGCTGGACCGCGACGCCGACGCTTTCGGAAGAAAGGTCCGAAAAATGGTTCCTCACCAGAACCTGTGGGTGAAAACGGTGAGTGCATTTGAGGCAGACCTCAGCTCCGGCTCAACAGAGGGGTGTCGCCCCTCCGCCTTCCCCCTCGCATCGGCCGTCGTGGGGTGA
- a CDS encoding nucleotidyltransferase domain-containing protein: MNAQTIDYNKLQRQVDAHPYPLVFATISGAHLYGFPSADSDFDLRGVHLLPLEQVVGLDGPEGGGSDTVEKEGVHDGIEMDLVTHDAKKFFGLMLKKNGYVLEQLLSPLVVYTTPEHTELKAIGKDCITRHHAHHYLGFAATQWKLFRKDEPPKVKPLLYVYRVLLTGIHLMRTGKVEANLLTLNQSAKLTYIDELVERKLAGPEKGRLDAADVEFYEREYGRLVSELEVAMEKSSLPELASGRDALNDLLLRLRLRG, encoded by the coding sequence GTGAACGCACAGACAATCGACTACAACAAGCTCCAACGTCAAGTCGACGCCCACCCCTACCCGCTCGTCTTCGCGACGATCAGCGGGGCGCACTTGTACGGATTCCCCTCTGCCGACTCTGACTTCGACCTGCGCGGCGTTCACCTGTTGCCGCTGGAGCAGGTGGTGGGCCTCGACGGGCCAGAGGGCGGGGGAAGCGACACCGTCGAGAAGGAGGGCGTGCACGACGGCATCGAGATGGACCTGGTGACGCACGACGCAAAGAAGTTCTTCGGCCTGATGCTGAAGAAGAACGGCTACGTGCTGGAGCAACTGCTTTCGCCGCTGGTGGTCTACACCACGCCGGAGCACACAGAGCTGAAGGCTATCGGCAAGGACTGCATCACTCGCCACCACGCCCACCACTACCTTGGGTTCGCAGCGACGCAGTGGAAGCTGTTCCGCAAGGACGAGCCCCCCAAGGTCAAGCCGCTGCTGTACGTCTACCGCGTGCTGCTGACCGGCATCCACCTGATGCGGACCGGCAAGGTCGAGGCAAACCTGCTGACGCTCAACCAGTCGGCCAAGCTGACGTACATCGACGAGCTGGTCGAGCGGAAGCTGGCCGGGCCGGAGAAGGGTCGGCTCGACGCGGCGGACGTTGAGTTCTATGAGCGGGAGTATGGGCGACTGGTTAGCGAGCTAGAGGTTGCGATGGAAAAGTCGTCGCTCCCGGAGCTGGCGAGCGGACGAGATGCGCTGAATGACCTACTCCTGCGTCTGCGGCTCCGTGGGTAA
- a CDS encoding polynucleotide kinase-phosphatase, whose product MTKLSLPNLSLVLLIGPSGAGKSTFARRHFLPTEVLSSDACRGLVSDDPNNQAATNDAFDVLHYIAAKRLAAGRLTVVDATNVQPEARRPLISLARAHHVLPVAIVLNLPEEVCIQRNRGRADRDFGPHVIRNQRSQLRRSLKGLKREGFRHVFVMESPDEVDAATIVRVPLWNDKRDEHGPFDFIGDVHGCCDELEALLTELGYRAAPAADPNPPWAGLSYAHPDGRKAVFVGDLVDRGPRVVDTLSLVRNMMAAGAALCVPGNHDVKLLRKLRGKNVQLTHGLAETMAEIDAIPEGSRAGFCRGLADFLDGLISHYVLDDGKIVVAHAGMKESMQGRGSGKVREFALYGETTGETDEFGLPVRYPWASEYRGAAMVVYGHTPVPAPEWLNKTLNIDTGCVFGGALTALRYPELETVSVQALQTYCEPARPFLPDAQRASSLGLQQEHDDLLDLADVIGKRIVSTRLRPNITIREENGTAALEVMSRFAADPRWLVYLPPTMSPSETSAKEGYLEHPEEALAYYRSQGIATVVCEEKHMGSRAVVVVCRDAEAAARRFGVQGEAGVITTRTGRRFFSDPRIEEALLGRVRDALTAGRFWEEHVTDWVVLDCELMPWSAKAQELLKNQYAAVGSAATAALPQVVSAIAQAADRLSGEERDLLVGLREDFQQRGRSASRFVDAYRHYCWPVDSVDDLKLAPFHVLASEGRVHVQQDHRWHMQTLAAVCTHDPPVLLATPYRVVDVTAPAEVDEAVRWWTELTDAGGEGMVVKPLEFIARGKKGLLQPAVKCRGREYLRIIYGPDYTREANLKRLRSRGLGGKRSLALREFALGIEALERFVRREPLRRVHECVFGVLALESEPVDPRL is encoded by the coding sequence ATGACAAAGCTTTCCCTCCCCAACCTCTCCCTCGTCCTCCTCATCGGCCCCAGCGGCGCCGGCAAGAGCACCTTCGCGCGCCGGCACTTTCTGCCGACAGAAGTCCTCTCTAGCGACGCATGCCGCGGCCTGGTCAGCGACGACCCGAACAACCAAGCAGCAACAAACGACGCCTTCGACGTGCTGCACTACATCGCCGCCAAGCGGCTGGCGGCCGGGCGGCTGACGGTGGTCGACGCCACCAACGTGCAGCCCGAGGCGCGGCGGCCCTTGATCAGCTTGGCGCGAGCGCACCACGTGCTGCCGGTCGCCATCGTGCTGAACCTGCCCGAAGAGGTCTGCATCCAGCGTAACCGCGGCCGGGCCGACCGCGACTTTGGGCCGCACGTGATCCGCAACCAGCGGTCGCAGTTGCGTCGTTCGCTTAAGGGGCTCAAGCGTGAGGGCTTCCGGCACGTGTTCGTGATGGAGAGCCCCGACGAGGTCGATGCGGCCACGATCGTGCGCGTGCCGCTGTGGAACGACAAGCGGGACGAGCACGGCCCATTCGACTTCATCGGTGACGTGCACGGCTGCTGCGATGAGCTGGAGGCATTGCTCACTGAGCTGGGCTATCGAGCTGCGCCCGCCGCCGACCCCAATCCGCCTTGGGCGGGGTTGAGCTATGCCCATCCCGATGGCCGCAAGGCGGTCTTTGTCGGCGACTTGGTCGATCGCGGGCCGCGGGTGGTCGATACGCTCAGCCTGGTGCGGAACATGATGGCTGCGGGCGCCGCGCTGTGCGTCCCGGGCAACCACGACGTCAAGCTGCTCCGCAAGCTGCGCGGCAAGAATGTGCAGCTCACGCACGGCTTGGCAGAGACGATGGCAGAGATCGACGCGATCCCAGAAGGATCGAGGGCGGGGTTCTGCCGAGGCTTGGCAGATTTTCTCGATGGCCTTATCAGCCACTACGTGCTCGACGACGGCAAGATCGTCGTCGCGCACGCGGGCATGAAGGAGTCGATGCAGGGACGCGGATCGGGCAAGGTGCGCGAGTTCGCCCTCTACGGCGAAACGACCGGCGAGACCGACGAGTTCGGTCTGCCGGTCCGCTACCCCTGGGCCTCTGAGTACCGCGGCGCCGCGATGGTGGTCTACGGGCACACGCCGGTCCCGGCGCCCGAGTGGCTGAACAAGACGCTCAACATCGACACCGGCTGCGTGTTCGGCGGCGCGCTGACCGCGCTGCGTTACCCGGAGCTCGAGACGGTCTCCGTCCAAGCCCTCCAGACCTACTGCGAGCCTGCGCGGCCGTTCTTGCCCGACGCGCAGCGGGCCTCGTCGCTCGGCCTGCAGCAGGAGCACGACGACCTCTTGGACCTCGCAGACGTGATCGGCAAGCGGATCGTCTCCACCCGGTTGCGGCCCAACATCACCATCCGCGAGGAGAACGGGACGGCCGCACTCGAGGTGATGAGCCGCTTCGCCGCGGACCCTAGGTGGCTGGTCTACCTGCCGCCGACGATGTCGCCCTCGGAAACCAGCGCGAAAGAGGGCTACTTGGAGCACCCCGAAGAGGCGCTCGCCTACTACCGCAGCCAGGGGATCGCGACGGTCGTCTGCGAGGAGAAGCACATGGGCTCGCGGGCGGTGGTTGTCGTCTGCCGCGACGCCGAGGCCGCCGCACGGCGGTTTGGCGTCCAAGGCGAGGCGGGGGTCATCACCACACGAACCGGACGCCGGTTCTTTAGCGACCCGCGGATCGAGGAGGCCCTGCTGGGACGCGTCCGCGATGCGCTGACTGCCGGGCGGTTCTGGGAAGAGCACGTCACAGATTGGGTCGTGCTGGACTGCGAGCTGATGCCTTGGTCGGCGAAGGCCCAAGAGCTGCTCAAGAACCAGTACGCCGCGGTCGGCTCTGCGGCCACGGCCGCCCTGCCGCAGGTGGTCAGCGCGATAGCGCAGGCGGCCGATCGACTCAGCGGAGAAGAACGGGATTTGCTCGTGGGCCTGCGCGAAGACTTCCAGCAGCGCGGGCGTTCTGCCAGCCGTTTCGTCGACGCCTACCGCCACTACTGCTGGCCGGTCGATTCCGTGGACGACCTCAAGCTGGCCCCGTTCCACGTGCTGGCCAGCGAGGGACGCGTCCACGTTCAGCAGGACCACCGCTGGCACATGCAGACGCTCGCGGCGGTCTGCACGCACGACCCGCCGGTGTTGCTTGCGACCCCGTACCGGGTCGTCGACGTGACGGCCCCCGCCGAAGTCGACGAAGCCGTCCGCTGGTGGACCGAGCTGACCGATGCCGGCGGTGAGGGGATGGTCGTCAAGCCGCTGGAGTTCATCGCCCGCGGCAAGAAGGGCCTGTTGCAGCCCGCCGTCAAGTGCCGCGGCCGCGAGTACCTGCGGATCATCTACGGCCCCGACTACACCCGCGAGGCGAACCTGAAGCGGCTCCGCAGCCGAGGGCTCGGCGGCAAGCGGTCGCTTGCCCTCCGCGAGTTTGCGCTGGGGATCGAGGCCCTGGAACGCTTCGTCCGCCGCGAGCCGCTGCGCCGCGTACACGAGTGTGTGTTCGGCGTGCTGGCGTTGGAGAGCGAGCCGGTCGACCCGCGGCTATAG
- a CDS encoding nucleotidyltransferase domain-containing protein: MAIGDRVHTSPNLIYSVGTQVVALKEVHGSDGRAVHPAGAVGVVIRAPRDRQHSYRVRFVDDFEAPLHHDNLMQLAEYKQGKIADSNQALATHGLFDRVIYRCVVGSRAFGLDTDASDTDRRGVYLPPAELHWSLYGVPAQLENDANEECYWELQKFLVMALKGNPNILECLYTPLVEHATPLAQELLAMRDAFLSRLVYQTYNGYVMSQFKRMQADLRNQGRLKPKHVMHLIRLLLSGIHVLREGFVPVDVGEHRDGLFAIKRGEMPWDEVEAWRKRLHAQFDRALAETDLPERPDYERVNAFMVRARRLAVAEELP, from the coding sequence ATGGCTATTGGCGACCGCGTCCACACCAGCCCGAACCTCATCTACTCAGTAGGAACCCAGGTCGTTGCGCTGAAGGAGGTGCACGGGTCCGACGGGAGGGCCGTGCATCCCGCGGGCGCCGTGGGGGTGGTGATCCGCGCGCCGCGGGACCGGCAGCATTCGTACCGCGTGCGGTTTGTTGACGATTTCGAGGCGCCGCTGCACCACGACAACCTGATGCAGCTCGCGGAGTACAAACAGGGGAAGATCGCCGACTCGAACCAGGCCCTCGCAACGCACGGGCTGTTCGACCGTGTCATCTACCGCTGCGTGGTCGGCTCGCGGGCGTTTGGGCTCGACACCGACGCGTCCGACACGGACCGCCGCGGCGTCTACCTGCCGCCGGCCGAGCTGCACTGGTCGCTGTACGGCGTGCCGGCTCAGCTCGAGAACGACGCCAACGAAGAATGCTACTGGGAGCTGCAGAAGTTCCTCGTGATGGCGCTCAAAGGGAACCCGAACATCTTGGAGTGCCTCTACACGCCGCTGGTCGAGCACGCCACGCCGCTCGCGCAGGAGCTGCTGGCGATGCGCGACGCGTTCCTCTCGCGGCTGGTCTACCAGACCTACAACGGCTACGTGATGAGCCAGTTCAAGCGGATGCAGGCCGACCTCCGCAACCAGGGCCGTCTGAAGCCGAAGCACGTGATGCACCTCATCCGTCTGCTGCTGTCGGGCATCCACGTGCTCCGCGAGGGCTTCGTGCCGGTCGACGTCGGCGAGCACCGCGACGGGCTGTTCGCGATCAAGCGTGGCGAGATGCCGTGGGACGAGGTCGAGGCTTGGCGGAAGCGGCTGCATGCCCAGTTCGACCGGGCCCTGGCGGAAACGGACCTGCCCGAACGGCCCGACTACGAGCGCGTGAACGCGTTTATGGTGCGGGCGCGGCGGCTGGCTGTGGCTGAGGAACTGCCGTGA
- a CDS encoding DUF4160 domain-containing protein produces MPTISRYYGVVIRMYFDDHPPKHFHAYYGEHAAKIAIETLEVIEGQLPRRALAMVLEWSELHRDELRANWRLADLHRPLNPIEPLE; encoded by the coding sequence ATGCCAACCATCAGCCGCTACTACGGGGTCGTGATCCGCATGTACTTCGACGATCACCCGCCGAAGCACTTCCATGCCTACTACGGCGAACACGCGGCCAAGATCGCCATCGAAACACTTGAGGTGATCGAGGGCCAACTTCCTCGACGCGCGTTGGCAATGGTTCTAGAATGGAGCGAGTTGCACCGCGACGAACTCCGCGCCAATTGGCGTCTTGCCGACCTGCATCGACCTCTCAACCCTATCGAACCTCTGGAATAG